The proteins below are encoded in one region of Blastocatellia bacterium:
- a CDS encoding type II secretion system protein, whose product MKNQRGFSILELLIVVAVVTLIAAIAIPNLKKARQSASSASAVQSMRTLTTAEQMYRQKFQIYGTLSQLAPEGTLDTTLGTGTKSSYLFTVTLNADPLHYTCTAEPIEDIDTMIYYFTDESTVIRYNYGGSADVNSPPIPR is encoded by the coding sequence ATGAAAAACCAACGCGGCTTTTCGATACTCGAACTGCTGATCGTCGTCGCCGTGGTTACTTTGATCGCGGCCATTGCCATACCGAATCTCAAGAAGGCGCGGCAATCCGCAAGCTCCGCATCGGCGGTCCAGTCGATGCGCACACTGACGACGGCAGAGCAGATGTATCGGCAGAAATTTCAAATATATGGAACCTTATCGCAGCTTGCCCCGGAGGGCACACTCGATACGACGCTCGGCACCGGCACCAAAAGCTCTTATCTGTTCACGGTCACGCTGAATGCAGACCCGCTGCATTACACCTGCACCGCAGAGCCTATCGAAGACATAGACACCATGATCTATTACTTCACCGATGAGTCCACCGTGATCCGTTACAACTACGGCGGGTCAGCGGATGTCAACAGCCCGCCGATTCCTCGATAG
- a CDS encoding tetratricopeptide repeat protein gives MSASPTAAPVAPRPPFWLSSAFVPVAATLIGLVTLACYSNSFAGAFVFDDHRFIETTPYIRALWPPSEALVGSLSANRPLVGYSLAVNYRLGGLAPWSYHAVNLLIHFVAAVALFGLVRRTLQSPRLASRYAPMAGPLALAVALVWAVHPLQTQAVTYVIQRCESLMGMCYLLTLYCAVRSFTAERSTRWVVAAAVACIAGMLSKQVMVTAPLMALLFDYLFFSESIGAALRRRWPLYATLAFGWVVLLGVMRAAPAGDTAGFGVKTITPLQYLISEFSVICHYLRLSLVPAPLVFDYGWPKASLVAALPYAAPVCLGVALVAYGLFRRAPAAIFGAWFFLILSVTSSVLPIDDLAFEYRMYLPLAAVIGGVAVGGVELWRRVLAPRLAAAKAVVFNGGSLAFVLTAALILVYGGQTLARNQDYKSEMALWADTVVKRPENARARNNFGYQLQRQGRLPDAVAQYTEAILLTPSYAQAFYNRGTAYKELGDLQQAEQDLTEAVRLSPSSADGHNNLGSVLASRGDLVSGETHFRRALELKSGFVDARLNLAAALAAQGRFIEARSEAEQVLQHAPDLAEAHFILAVADESLTDYSGAEQQLRQAIRLDNGNAAARLRLCRLLRRLRRDDEAVAQYKELLKTAPAEGAAWMELGALLESRGMMAEAADTYRQALRTIPDLKAASEALARINARPRPVS, from the coding sequence CGGTCGCGCCGCGCCCGCCGTTCTGGCTATCGAGCGCCTTCGTGCCGGTGGCGGCAACGCTGATCGGACTGGTCACGCTTGCCTGCTACAGCAATAGTTTTGCCGGCGCTTTCGTCTTTGACGATCACCGCTTTATCGAAACGACGCCTTACATCCGCGCCCTGTGGCCGCCGTCTGAGGCGCTCGTCGGCTCGCTCAGCGCGAACCGCCCGCTCGTCGGCTATTCGCTGGCGGTGAACTATCGCCTCGGCGGCCTCGCGCCCTGGTCTTATCATGCGGTGAATCTGTTGATTCACTTCGTCGCCGCGGTCGCGCTCTTCGGGCTGGTGCGGCGGACGTTACAGTCGCCGCGACTGGCTTCGCGTTACGCGCCGATGGCCGGGCCGCTGGCGCTGGCGGTCGCGCTCGTCTGGGCAGTGCACCCGCTTCAGACGCAGGCGGTGACTTATGTTATTCAACGCTGCGAGTCGTTGATGGGGATGTGCTACCTGCTGACGCTTTACTGTGCGGTGCGCAGCTTCACGGCTGAAAGAAGCACGCGCTGGGTGGTCGCTGCGGCGGTCGCCTGTATCGCCGGCATGTTGAGCAAGCAAGTCATGGTGACAGCGCCCCTGATGGCGCTGTTGTTCGATTACCTGTTTTTTTCTGAGTCGATAGGCGCGGCGTTGCGCCGCCGCTGGCCGTTGTACGCGACGTTGGCATTCGGCTGGGTGGTGCTGCTCGGCGTCATGCGAGCTGCCCCGGCGGGCGACACCGCCGGCTTCGGCGTGAAGACGATCACGCCGCTGCAATATCTGATTTCGGAATTCTCGGTCATCTGTCATTACCTGCGCCTGTCGCTCGTGCCCGCGCCGCTGGTGTTCGATTATGGCTGGCCGAAAGCGTCGCTGGTCGCGGCCCTGCCTTACGCGGCTCCCGTCTGTCTGGGCGTCGCGCTAGTGGCTTATGGGTTGTTCCGCCGCGCGCCGGCGGCTATCTTCGGCGCATGGTTTTTCCTGATCCTGTCGGTGACTTCAAGCGTCCTGCCGATTGATGATCTGGCGTTCGAGTATCGAATGTACCTGCCGCTGGCGGCGGTCATCGGCGGCGTCGCGGTCGGCGGCGTCGAGCTGTGGCGGCGTGTGCTCGCGCCGCGGCTCGCGGCCGCGAAGGCGGTTGTCTTCAACGGCGGCTCGCTGGCCTTCGTGCTGACCGCCGCGCTGATTCTCGTCTATGGCGGGCAGACGCTGGCGAGGAATCAAGATTACAAAAGCGAGATGGCGCTATGGGCCGACACCGTCGTCAAGCGGCCAGAGAATGCGCGCGCCCGAAACAACTTCGGCTACCAGTTGCAGCGGCAGGGAAGGCTGCCAGACGCGGTCGCCCAGTACACCGAAGCCATTCTGCTCACCCCGTCTTACGCCCAGGCGTTTTACAATCGCGGCACGGCGTACAAAGAACTCGGCGACCTTCAGCAAGCTGAACAAGACCTCACTGAAGCGGTGCGCTTAAGCCCGTCGTCAGCCGATGGGCACAACAATCTCGGCAGCGTGCTGGCAAGCCGCGGCGATTTGGTATCAGGTGAGACCCACTTTCGCCGGGCGTTGGAGCTAAAGTCCGGGTTTGTGGATGCGCGGCTCAACCTCGCCGCCGCTTTAGCGGCGCAGGGACGTTTCATCGAAGCCAGAAGCGAAGCCGAGCAAGTTCTCCAACACGCTCCGGATCTGGCCGAAGCGCATTTCATTCTGGCGGTCGCCGATGAATCGCTCACCGATTACTCAGGCGCAGAGCAACAGCTCAGGCAGGCCATTCGACTCGATAACGGCAATGCCGCCGCCCGGCTGCGGCTGTGCCGTTTGCTGCGACGGCTGCGCCGCGATGACGAGGCGGTGGCGCAATACAAGGAGCTTTTGAAGACGGCTCCCGCGGAAGGTGCCGCCTGGATGGAGCTTGGGGCGTTGCTGGAATCGCGCGGCATGATGGCGGAAGCCGCTGACACCTACCGGCAAGCGCTCAGAACCATTCCCGACTTGAAGGCTGCGTCAGAAGCGCTGGCGCGAATCAACGCGCGGCCAAGGCCGGTCTCATAA